Proteins found in one Mucilaginibacter gracilis genomic segment:
- a CDS encoding tetratricopeptide repeat protein, with protein MRICWVIFFSATNVLQQGKLFREAAALYREHVKNDRMAAECLEKGGLLDEAIAIYLELDQSEKVGDLYRKLGREEKAEMYYRKTIEELRLAKAYQKAATVLVDKLAAREEAKAILLDGWKGAGHPEACLTDYLELSRDAEEQHLAREITYLYSTHVPRLKRIAFLNVLTDINRRYPEPGLQEAALGIAFEVVSQQVELNDTSALKLIGNFLPEDRLLTSDATRFIQRGLQLPPVYTKPDYVSLRNDTSWYNMATFHDQLLGMGMRNGEIHFLRANWEGKITYQFLFKMIAHTLPLCLLADPGLSDHIFIVAENMKTRIDQKLLAYSYFEREITLKTLDWLPQGRLLGCCINGHQGVSVLHYDIHGLMLSHFTMDGKQLRNQQLQLNDDSINPGETRFDPYCMVWRKGHFYCGIGEILVRIDTEGAVEVLDLGAVFTKIAITDVLTALKIVVLTTEGCLWITPSLKEMKLTSGFFGGEIEGKEIKLMTDNRLIIAGGKRAAVYELKNHAPVLQGMIETEEEIKGIIAIPKRHYCAFLEGHNRVSVYKIQTE; from the coding sequence ATGCGCATCTGCTGGGTAATTTTTTTTTCGGCAACGAATGTATTGCAGCAAGGTAAACTCTTCCGCGAAGCCGCCGCCTTGTACCGGGAGCATGTGAAGAATGACAGGATGGCTGCGGAATGTCTCGAAAAGGGAGGTTTATTGGACGAAGCGATCGCTATTTATCTGGAGCTCGATCAAAGTGAAAAGGTGGGCGACCTGTACCGGAAACTGGGTAGGGAAGAAAAGGCAGAAATGTATTACCGGAAAACCATCGAAGAATTGCGTTTGGCAAAAGCTTATCAGAAGGCCGCAACTGTTCTGGTTGATAAACTCGCGGCCCGGGAAGAAGCTAAAGCGATATTGCTTGACGGCTGGAAAGGTGCGGGGCATCCTGAGGCTTGTTTGACTGATTACTTAGAGCTGAGCCGTGATGCGGAAGAGCAACATTTGGCAAGAGAGATCACTTATCTATACAGTACTCATGTACCGCGTTTAAAAAGAATAGCATTTTTGAATGTACTGACCGATATTAACCGGCGGTATCCGGAACCGGGTTTACAGGAAGCGGCTTTGGGTATCGCCTTTGAAGTGGTGAGCCAGCAAGTGGAATTGAACGATACCAGCGCGCTTAAACTTATCGGTAACTTTTTACCGGAAGACCGCTTACTGACCTCCGATGCGACCCGTTTTATACAAAGAGGCTTACAATTGCCTCCCGTTTATACCAAGCCTGATTATGTGTCGCTGCGCAATGATACGAGCTGGTACAACATGGCGACTTTTCATGACCAGCTTTTGGGCATGGGGATGCGCAATGGGGAGATCCATTTTTTACGCGCCAATTGGGAAGGTAAAATAACTTACCAGTTCCTTTTTAAAATGATAGCGCATACTTTACCCTTATGCCTGCTGGCCGATCCGGGCCTTTCTGACCATATATTCATCGTAGCAGAAAACATGAAGACCCGTATCGATCAGAAGTTACTGGCCTATTCCTACTTTGAGCGGGAGATCACGCTCAAAACGTTGGATTGGCTGCCGCAGGGAAGGCTTTTGGGCTGCTGCATCAACGGGCACCAAGGCGTATCGGTATTGCATTATGATATTCACGGTTTAATGCTGAGCCATTTTACGATGGATGGCAAACAACTAAGGAACCAGCAATTGCAATTGAACGATGACAGCATTAACCCTGGAGAAACGCGGTTCGATCCTTATTGCATGGTTTGGCGTAAGGGGCATTTCTATTGCGGGATCGGGGAAATTCTGGTCCGTATCGACACGGAGGGCGCTGTTGAGGTTTTAGATCTTGGAGCAGTATTTACGAAGATAGCGATCACTGATGTTTTAACCGCGCTGAAGATCGTTGTGCTCACCACGGAAGGTTGCCTATGGATTACGCCATCGCTTAAGGAAATGAAATTGACCTCAGGTTTCTTTGGCGGCGAGATCGAAGGTAAAGAGATCAAATTAATGACGGATAACCGCTTGATTATCGCAGGTGGTAAACGTGCCGCAGTGTATGAACTTAAGAACCATGCACCTGTTTTGCAGGGCATGATTGAAACGGAAGAAGAGATCAAAGGGATCATCGCGATCCCTAAGCGCCATTACTGCGCGTTTCTGGAAGGGCATAACCGCGTTTCCGTTTACAAGATCCAGACGGAATAA
- a CDS encoding dipeptidase, which yields MNGLLNRKKFLKNTTIAFAAFAVPAPIRALAASVTDDGFKMNDNAIIDLHCHPSMKMFLWGKKFWKRHLLVSKGDNLFNMQEDDRQFSFGNVRGILAAHYLLEGATKREWNTLNVLYPFLKHIPFLDLKDKIEYESEKNPEQVNKMISKLNEQLTEVNKSRGPGQVTYVIAKNFAEFEAAIKDPKKQQIAVAHAIEGGHALGRNFPITLEPQQKLQPLSHEKQNQMIGDKTRLEDRAKPYIHNLDDFRELGVCLITLSHFFRNDLAYPVDGISPDAKSTPGMAWQYTPDQDRGLTDIGVTVVKHMLHTGVIVDLTHSAPQVRKDVFALNRKRRDEEGQPLRPLTFTHTGAQQVYEYYDQDRYPFYKHYCVSDEEIALIAECDGVIGIIPEDFWLTGADSNLRKEFRAMRFENGIGYMIQTMKYIKSKSPCKDFRHVGIGTDFDGLADNPKDLFKNKQLADLITAMKNDPEFQPKDITAITSGNAMRLLRLGWGN from the coding sequence ATGAACGGATTATTAAACCGAAAGAAATTCCTAAAAAACACGACAATCGCTTTTGCAGCATTCGCTGTTCCCGCGCCCATCAGGGCACTGGCCGCGAGTGTGACTGACGATGGTTTCAAAATGAATGACAACGCCATTATCGACCTGCATTGCCACCCTTCGATGAAAATGTTCCTTTGGGGAAAAAAGTTCTGGAAGCGCCACCTGTTGGTTTCCAAGGGCGATAACCTGTTCAACATGCAGGAAGATGACCGGCAGTTCAGCTTCGGAAATGTGCGCGGCATCCTGGCCGCCCATTACCTCCTGGAAGGTGCCACCAAAAGGGAATGGAACACGCTGAATGTCCTTTACCCCTTCCTGAAGCATATCCCGTTTCTCGACCTGAAAGACAAGATCGAATACGAGAGCGAAAAGAACCCGGAACAGGTCAACAAGATGATCAGCAAGCTCAACGAGCAACTGACCGAGGTGAACAAGAGCCGCGGCCCCGGCCAGGTCACTTATGTCATCGCAAAAAATTTCGCTGAATTCGAAGCAGCGATCAAGGACCCCAAAAAACAGCAGATCGCCGTGGCCCATGCCATCGAAGGCGGCCATGCCCTGGGCCGGAACTTCCCGATCACCCTCGAACCGCAGCAAAAACTCCAACCGCTCAGCCACGAAAAGCAGAACCAGATGATTGGCGACAAGACCCGGCTGGAAGACCGCGCCAAACCATATATCCACAACCTGGACGACTTCCGCGAGTTAGGCGTTTGCCTGATCACCCTGTCCCACTTTTTCCGCAACGACCTGGCCTATCCCGTCGACGGCATCTCCCCGGACGCCAAGAGCACCCCCGGGATGGCCTGGCAATACACGCCCGACCAGGACCGCGGCCTGACCGACATCGGCGTGACGGTCGTTAAACACATGCTTCATACCGGCGTGATTGTCGACCTGACCCATTCCGCCCCGCAGGTCCGGAAAGACGTCTTCGCGCTCAACCGCAAAAGAAGAGACGAGGAAGGTCAACCGCTCCGCCCGTTGACCTTCACCCATACCGGCGCCCAGCAGGTCTATGAATACTATGACCAGGACCGTTATCCTTTTTACAAGCATTACTGTGTTAGTGATGAAGAAATCGCGCTGATCGCAGAATGCGACGGCGTCATCGGCATCATTCCCGAAGATTTCTGGCTTACAGGCGCCGACAGCAATCTCCGCAAAGAGTTCCGTGCCATGCGCTTCGAGAACGGCATCGGCTATATGATCCAGACCATGAAATACATCAAATCCAAAAGTCCCTGCAAAGATTTCAGGCACGTCGGCATCGGCACCGATTTCGACGGCCTGGCCGACAACCCCAAAGATCTGTTCAAAAACAAACAGCTGGCTGATCTGATTACCGCGATGAAAAACGACCCGGAGTTTCAGCCCAAAGATATCACTGCCATTACGTCCGGCAACGCTATGCGTTTACTGAGGCTGGGCTGGGGTAATTAA
- a CDS encoding membrane dipeptidase: protein MQFFDLHCHPGLKTLFRPQDGTQFSAWETLGAARVFGDILSSQCSLQQITLRRQVPLICMTLHPPESGMLDQFIIRAGASVLFRQLMDVHRLQEMYSGADGYQSVFAEELANLTALPRPADNISAQVAVKFLKHWGDFRPQDTGTVHAVFNIEGGHALYSHADQPGTVKEATDNLDAFLALGYLILYLTPTHLTPNQFINHAYGNKILTKGPLLPRGMGITPDGMALIRHVYARGLLIDVKHMSLLSRLQFYRLHALHFPDRPIIASHAGLVGYYAFNEPGDAFLGWAVNEVVTADYVELKGVNNRGLMVGTSFYPLSINLFNEDIVAILKSGGMIGISMDVRILGGKDNDQALQHDYLSPAEYAVLKLPDAEREKKIAELADNLWAGAAPAAETVPADQAVWQPVVETESAELFTASVPTAVGPLLTEHARLIANHLLQIHFVADISGLPLPWQQVCIGSDFDGLIEAVDCCKNITALDRMATALVDALKSGAAEREIDLGMASADIVSAFCYGNAVTFLERHFTG, encoded by the coding sequence ATGCAATTTTTCGATCTCCATTGTCATCCGGGTCTGAAGACCCTGTTTCGTCCGCAAGACGGGACACAGTTCTCGGCCTGGGAAACCCTGGGCGCAGCCCGGGTATTCGGTGATATCCTGTCCAGCCAGTGTTCGCTGCAGCAGATCACGCTCAGGCGGCAGGTGCCGCTGATCTGCATGACGCTACATCCGCCGGAGTCCGGGATGCTGGACCAGTTCATCATCAGAGCCGGTGCGAGCGTGTTGTTTCGCCAGTTGATGGACGTCCATCGCTTACAGGAGATGTACAGCGGAGCGGATGGATACCAGTCTGTATTCGCGGAAGAACTGGCCAACCTCACCGCCTTACCGCGTCCGGCCGATAACATTTCGGCGCAGGTGGCGGTCAAATTTCTGAAGCACTGGGGTGATTTCCGGCCGCAGGATACGGGTACGGTCCACGCGGTATTCAATATCGAGGGCGGTCATGCCCTGTACAGCCATGCCGATCAGCCGGGAACCGTGAAAGAGGCGACGGACAACCTGGATGCCTTCCTGGCACTGGGCTACCTCATCCTATACCTCACACCGACCCACCTCACGCCCAATCAGTTTATCAACCATGCCTACGGGAACAAGATCCTGACCAAAGGGCCCTTGCTCCCCAGGGGCATGGGGATCACACCGGACGGGATGGCCCTGATCCGGCATGTCTATGCCAGGGGACTGCTGATCGATGTCAAACATATGAGCTTGTTGTCCCGATTACAGTTCTACCGGTTACACGCCCTGCATTTTCCGGACCGCCCGATCATCGCCAGCCATGCGGGCCTGGTGGGCTATTACGCCTTCAATGAACCGGGGGACGCTTTCCTGGGCTGGGCGGTGAACGAGGTGGTGACGGCCGATTACGTGGAGCTGAAAGGGGTGAACAACCGGGGCCTGATGGTTGGTACTTCTTTCTATCCTTTATCAATCAATCTTTTTAATGAGGACATCGTCGCGATCCTGAAAAGCGGCGGAATGATCGGTATCTCCATGGATGTCCGTATCCTGGGTGGCAAGGATAATGACCAAGCCTTGCAGCATGATTACCTGAGCCCGGCTGAATATGCCGTATTGAAGCTGCCCGATGCGGAACGGGAGAAGAAGATTGCGGAGCTGGCAGACAATTTATGGGCGGGAGCGGCCCCGGCGGCGGAAACCGTCCCGGCTGATCAGGCCGTTTGGCAGCCCGTGGTCGAAACCGAATCAGCTGAGCTCTTTACGGCCAGTGTACCTACCGCGGTCGGTCCCCTGCTGACGGAACATGCGCGGCTGATCGCCAACCATTTGCTGCAGATCCATTTTGTGGCGGACATATCCGGGCTTCCTTTACCCTGGCAGCAGGTCTGCATCGGTTCGGATTTTGACGGGTTGATCGAAGCGGTGGATTGCTGTAAAAATATCACCGCGTTGGACCGGATGGCTACCGCCCTGGTGGATGCGCTGAAATCCGGAGCCGCTGAAAGGGAGATCGATCTGGGCATGGCATCGGCTGATATTGTGTCAGCTTTTTGTTATGGAAATGCGGTAACTTTCCTGGAAAGGCATTTCACAGGGTGA
- a CDS encoding alkaline phosphatase family protein has protein sequence MLNDFQMAAPIFPYIDHVFVLMLENHSFDHLLGFSGILGRDAETGNPTAVDGLTGGESNSYLDVTYPVKKGADYSMPVDPGHEFVDTCLQLTGRADYDPASGYGVIDNSGFVLDYVTSPTAGEGKAPDNFGKIMQCFAPEQLPVLNALAREFAVCDRWFSSVPGPTWPNRFFVHAATSGGLDHSPTTEEILLWQNIGGIHFEQGNIFDQLRIKFDDGYRLYRGTNFLSDVFPNVAALKGINATEVHKMWAFDADVNSGNYPYPYTFIEPSYGDVLHNTYKGGSSQHPLDDATGGEKLIKSVYESIRRSPLWPKSLLLVLWDEHGGFYDHVAPPAAVAPGDRTVNASLNQYGFDFKQYGVRVPAVIISPLIRKNTVDHRVYDHASVSATLHDLFDTDLMTERDANANSLMGLLDTANPPRTDAPMTLPDPADSVLNFPTQTVFPMSSGTPGVTANKGSLPGILHAALKTDLAISPPEDHPAIQTEFAAIQTQDDAAKYMGKVKGKMDAGNLSIT, from the coding sequence ATGTTAAACGATTTCCAGATGGCTGCTCCTATTTTTCCTTATATCGATCATGTGTTCGTCCTGATGCTGGAGAACCATTCCTTTGACCATTTGCTGGGTTTTTCGGGAATCCTGGGGCGGGACGCGGAGACGGGCAACCCGACCGCGGTAGACGGATTGACAGGAGGAGAGTCGAACAGCTATTTGGATGTGACTTACCCGGTTAAGAAAGGAGCGGATTATTCGATGCCGGTGGATCCGGGGCATGAGTTTGTGGATACATGCCTGCAACTGACGGGTAGAGCGGACTATGATCCCGCTTCTGGTTATGGGGTGATCGATAACAGTGGCTTTGTGTTGGATTATGTCACCAGCCCGACGGCGGGCGAGGGGAAGGCACCGGATAACTTCGGAAAGATCATGCAGTGTTTCGCGCCGGAACAATTGCCTGTACTGAATGCCCTGGCACGGGAGTTCGCGGTTTGCGACCGCTGGTTCTCATCGGTTCCCGGGCCGACCTGGCCGAACCGCTTTTTTGTGCATGCGGCTACTTCCGGTGGCCTCGACCATAGCCCGACGACGGAGGAGATCTTGCTTTGGCAGAACATCGGCGGGATCCATTTTGAACAGGGGAACATCTTCGACCAGTTGCGGATCAAATTCGATGACGGTTACCGGCTCTACCGGGGGACCAACTTTTTGAGCGACGTTTTCCCGAACGTGGCGGCCCTGAAAGGGATCAACGCCACCGAGGTGCATAAAATGTGGGCCTTTGACGCGGATGTGAACAGCGGGAATTACCCTTATCCCTATACCTTTATCGAACCCAGTTATGGCGATGTGCTGCACAATACCTATAAAGGAGGGAGCTCCCAGCACCCGCTGGACGACGCGACGGGCGGCGAAAAGCTGATCAAATCGGTTTATGAGTCGATCCGCAGGTCGCCTTTATGGCCCAAGAGTCTGCTGCTGGTGCTTTGGGATGAGCACGGGGGATTTTATGACCACGTAGCGCCGCCCGCAGCCGTAGCACCGGGCGACCGGACCGTGAACGCTTCCCTGAACCAGTATGGCTTCGATTTTAAACAATATGGGGTGCGGGTACCCGCGGTGATAATTTCGCCGCTGATCCGAAAAAATACGGTCGACCACCGGGTTTATGACCATGCCTCAGTATCGGCTACCCTGCACGACCTGTTTGACACGGACCTGATGACCGAAAGGGACGCGAACGCGAATTCGCTGATGGGCCTGCTGGATACGGCGAACCCGCCCCGGACAGATGCGCCGATGACCCTGCCGGATCCGGCTGATTCGGTCCTTAACTTTCCTACGCAAACGGTGTTCCCGATGAGTTCGGGTACGCCCGGTGTCACCGCCAATAAGGGGAGTTTGCCTGGTATCTTACATGCCGCGCTAAAAACGGACCTGGCGATTTCCCCGCCCGAAGACCATCCAGCCATTCAGACGGAGTTCGCTGCGATCCAGACCCAGGACGACGCGGCGAAATACATGGGTAAGGTCAAGGGCAAAATGGACGCCGGCAATTTATCAATAACCTAG
- a CDS encoding patatin-like phospholipase family protein → MKKTLKLGFAMGGGVSLGTFSGAALSEAIKQAVLQGGYVDEQNNFQLYERVIVDVFAGASAGSMSLAIMLRGLAYQTPAEIARATTTLENDPAMRFATLTADQQADLIAAQVVQDLQADIWINDINIDVLLGTTPEQQADLTYEAGLLRRGALEDLARKYFPMDQIANGFPNKRILADEVIFGSSLANLTGVRFDSRKGNPLNNPNYAASGDAFTSFCHQEFRVFHLFFNEQSSGNVTPENFPPQWMRYHKGPAQPGYFGDLTKSTAWSRIVATSIACGAFPFAFEPVVLERFKFEFEQWPEKIDQEVSRLATGRTDQISYPFTYMDGGTFNNEPVREAFRMAAFLDSECDPESFDRVIVFVDPSLDNDEMNYRVPIHQRYTVQKPRAFLGGLDGYDLVRKATLDRIIPHLSTLVSMLIDEGKVNENDKIGYIMDLFDKKPQYDALLATLINSAAVTAPLVEAVKVSVKDLIETTKINTLIPQGAITLRGELMRVCYENKAAFSGLKPAIDTFIADAAAVDTTLLKPFLEALYTIFIDLLLNLTGKSKESKIIAVAPVVIKADGTRDTVTLPGGYLSGFAGFMSRTPNYFEADLAKYCAQLLMRDLGMLKANHVLPPYQPWSDAQQKTFSDEYGAKLINLNARIDNLFANAKFIDIFPGIDQVALNTFSKIVKNAVDAIQLYDDPYYSFVFMVPVTEKSFEIDGSGNFSDSGAIKIDGSLFLVTELYYHYRADKMYWAGVHAQDGQIVIERNGFAFLPDRKFCRIDLPAFEMLQKANLMPSPVFTYRQLIDADAGTVLPAKGWTIRPGVRRMDETLL, encoded by the coding sequence ATGAAAAAGACATTAAAACTCGGATTCGCCATGGGCGGAGGCGTATCCTTAGGCACATTTTCCGGCGCCGCACTATCCGAAGCGATCAAACAGGCCGTCCTGCAGGGTGGTTATGTGGATGAGCAAAACAACTTTCAATTGTACGAAAGGGTAATCGTCGATGTATTCGCCGGGGCTAGCGCCGGGTCGATGTCGCTGGCGATCATGCTTCGTGGGCTAGCCTACCAGACGCCTGCCGAGATCGCCAGGGCGACCACGACACTGGAGAACGACCCGGCGATGCGTTTTGCCACGCTGACCGCTGACCAGCAGGCGGACCTCATCGCCGCACAGGTGGTGCAGGACCTACAGGCCGATATCTGGATCAACGACATCAATATCGATGTACTGCTGGGTACAACCCCTGAACAACAGGCAGACCTGACCTATGAGGCTGGTCTGCTGCGGCGCGGTGCGCTGGAAGATCTCGCCCGGAAATATTTTCCGATGGACCAGATTGCAAACGGGTTCCCCAATAAACGCATCCTGGCGGATGAGGTCATCTTTGGCAGTTCGCTAGCCAACCTGACCGGCGTCAGGTTCGACAGCAGGAAAGGAAACCCGCTTAACAATCCGAACTATGCCGCCTCGGGGGATGCTTTCACGTCCTTTTGTCATCAGGAGTTCCGGGTATTTCACCTGTTCTTTAACGAACAGTCCAGCGGCAATGTCACGCCGGAAAATTTCCCCCCGCAATGGATGCGTTACCATAAGGGGCCCGCGCAACCGGGCTATTTCGGCGACCTGACCAAAAGCACGGCCTGGTCCAGGATCGTCGCCACCTCCATCGCCTGCGGCGCTTTCCCTTTTGCCTTTGAGCCCGTGGTCCTGGAGCGTTTTAAATTTGAGTTCGAACAATGGCCAGAAAAAATAGACCAGGAAGTCTCCCGCCTGGCCACTGGCCGTACGGATCAAATCTCTTACCCTTTCACCTATATGGATGGTGGAACATTTAATAACGAACCCGTCCGCGAAGCCTTCCGAATGGCGGCGTTCCTGGATTCAGAATGCGACCCGGAAAGTTTTGACCGCGTGATCGTCTTTGTCGACCCCAGCCTCGACAACGATGAAATGAATTACCGCGTACCTATTCACCAGCGCTATACCGTACAAAAACCCAGGGCTTTTCTAGGGGGGCTGGACGGCTACGACCTGGTCCGAAAAGCCACGTTGGACAGGATCATTCCGCATCTTAGCACCCTGGTCTCCATGCTGATCGATGAGGGCAAGGTCAATGAAAACGACAAGATCGGCTACATTATGGACCTTTTCGATAAAAAGCCACAATACGACGCTTTACTGGCCACCCTGATCAATAGCGCAGCGGTCACCGCCCCGCTGGTTGAAGCGGTTAAGGTAAGCGTCAAAGACCTAATCGAGACGACCAAGATCAACACCTTAATTCCGCAGGGCGCCATCACCCTCAGGGGAGAACTGATGCGCGTCTGTTATGAGAACAAGGCGGCCTTCTCTGGCCTTAAACCGGCGATCGATACTTTTATTGCGGATGCCGCCGCGGTGGATACTACGCTCCTTAAACCTTTCCTGGAAGCCCTCTATACGATCTTTATCGACCTGCTGCTCAACCTGACCGGTAAAAGCAAAGAAAGCAAGATCATCGCCGTTGCACCGGTGGTGATCAAGGCGGACGGTACCAGAGACACTGTGACCCTCCCCGGCGGTTACCTGAGCGGCTTTGCGGGCTTTATGTCCAGAACACCCAATTATTTCGAGGCCGACCTGGCCAAATACTGCGCGCAACTACTGATGCGCGACTTGGGCATGCTCAAAGCCAACCATGTCCTCCCGCCTTATCAGCCCTGGTCGGATGCCCAACAGAAAACTTTTTCCGATGAATACGGCGCTAAACTTATCAACCTTAATGCACGCATAGACAACCTGTTCGCCAATGCCAAATTCATCGACATCTTCCCGGGCATCGACCAGGTCGCCCTCAATACTTTCAGCAAAATAGTCAAAAACGCGGTCGACGCTATTCAGCTATACGATGACCCCTATTATTCCTTTGTCTTTATGGTTCCCGTTACAGAAAAGAGTTTCGAGATCGACGGCTCCGGTAATTTCAGCGACTCCGGGGCAATCAAAATAGACGGCTCGCTATTCCTGGTTACCGAACTTTATTACCATTACCGGGCAGATAAAATGTACTGGGCAGGCGTCCACGCGCAAGATGGCCAAATAGTCATCGAGCGTAATGGTTTCGCATTCCTGCCCGACCGTAAATTCTGTAGGATCGACCTGCCAGCCTTTGAAATGCTTCAAAAAGCCAATCTGATGCCCAGTCCTGTATTCACCTACCGGCAATTAATCGACGCAGACGCGGGAACGGTGCTTCCAGCCAAAGGCTGGACGATTAGGCCGGGTGTGAGACGCATGGATGAAACCCTTTTGTAA
- a CDS encoding peptidoglycan recognition protein family protein, translating to MAFTDKYTIGTKFIPKPSRRRSGLPITKVRFLVAHDTGNPGSTAAGNIQWYIDTANTVPQTEVSSAHLFVDDLQILECVPALTAPPEKAWHVLYSVPKDNELYGVNANDAAIGVEYCFGGGIDADKAYAKYVWVLAKLCNVYGLDPSRDITGHFFLDPARKTDPVTGLARSRRSYDQLLRDVVAEYRECTGAVIALPGTAVQTGQATVAVRLNIRAQPSTRSAIIQTVAPGTILPYQAMTSQGEAVNNNPVWYQNIQGNWFWSGGTK from the coding sequence ATGGCATTCACAGACAAATACACGATCGGTACGAAATTTATTCCGAAACCTTCCAGGCGCAGGTCGGGGCTTCCCATCACCAAGGTCCGCTTCCTGGTCGCGCACGATACTGGCAACCCCGGATCGACCGCTGCCGGAAATATCCAATGGTATATTGATACCGCCAATACCGTACCACAGACTGAGGTATCCTCCGCGCATCTTTTTGTCGATGACCTCCAAATCCTGGAATGCGTCCCCGCGCTGACGGCACCGCCCGAAAAAGCGTGGCACGTGCTTTACAGTGTACCTAAGGATAATGAACTTTACGGTGTGAACGCGAACGACGCGGCCATCGGCGTGGAATACTGTTTTGGAGGGGGTATCGATGCCGACAAGGCCTATGCCAAATACGTTTGGGTCCTGGCCAAGTTGTGCAACGTGTACGGGCTGGACCCTTCCCGGGATATCACCGGTCATTTTTTTCTCGACCCAGCCCGAAAAACCGATCCCGTGACCGGACTGGCCAGGAGTCGCCGCAGTTACGATCAGCTTTTAAGGGATGTCGTCGCGGAGTACCGAGAATGCACCGGGGCGGTCATTGCCCTCCCCGGCACCGCTGTCCAAACCGGCCAGGCGACCGTTGCCGTACGGTTGAATATCCGTGCGCAGCCCAGTACCCGTTCCGCCATCATCCAGACCGTCGCACCGGGCACCATCCTGCCTTATCAGGCCATGACCAGCCAGGGGGAGGCGGTGAATAACAACCCAGTCTGGTATCAGAATATCCAGGGCAACTGGTTCTGGAGCGGCGGTACCAAATAA